The Fusarium poae strain DAOMC 252244 chromosome 2, whole genome shotgun sequence nucleotide sequence ACTTTCCAGATACGATGTCCCGAACGGCCTCACAGAAGAATATCTCTTCAAGTATCACTATGGACGCCACGATGATTCGGATATCATCGACTCACTTTCCGAGTACTGGACTGATTGGGGTGGCTTTGAGGGGCCCATCTATCCCTACCAAGATGTCTTTCCATGGGATTGCACAGAGGCGTATGATCGCTATCCTGGAAATTGTGGCGATTGTAATGTTTCCAAACATGTTTTCGCATTTCCATTTGATTCTTGGTCTATCGCTTCTCTGCACCTCTCACGAGGCAGGGAGTTGTATCCTCTCAACCCGACACTCGCGGACAAGCCGACAAAAGAGAACCCGACTGAAGGTTTCATGTCAGATACAGACTGGTTCAAGAACCGTCTTACCATCCTTCTCGGTCAAGACACTCTACTGGCAACTGCGGTAGCCATGTCAAATAACCCCCAATTCCGTGCCTCAACGAATTGGCTGCATGGCGATTCGGACAAAACGATGGACCGTCTAAAGCTAGGCGGCATCCATCGCGCGCAACCCTTCAGTCATCACTTTGAAAAAGGTGCATACCATCGCTATTTTGTTGCGGATTGGTCTTTGTATACTCTACCATTGCGAATCTCCGAGTATGAAAAGTTGAGGGAATGGAGAGCATCAAAAATTGATATTGGAGCGACAACAGCAGACCATTCCGGAGCAGGAGGCTGTGGTGTAGGGGTTTTCATTTGTGGTGCTGCTGGAGCTGGATGTGCGGCAGGTAATCCGGGGATGACAGGAGATACTTGTGGGAGTGGCTGTGTTACCGAGTCTTcaggtgatggtgatggcgatGGTGATGGCGGCTGTGGAGGTTGTGGAGGATAGTTCATGGCATACAGATGATTTATAGCATTCACTATCAAGTATGATGTCCCGCCCAATGGCATTCATGCCGCCCCCGATTGCAAAACCACCATCTAGACGTACTTGTcgataaagtctttatacaAATCGCGCATTCGACACTCCTTGGTAGCGTCTTGCTTAAATAGAACTCGTCCCTTGCTTCCCTCATCGCCGTGATAGCTGATATATCTAACCTTGCACAGTACCTACACAATGAAACGTCCTCTTCCACTAGCAATGGCTTCTGGAACGCGCAGCAGTTTATATGCTGAAGTTCTAGGTCCTGCATATTTCGTTTAGCTTGGAAGGGTGCGGCGCCTCCAGGAGCGGCCATCAGATAGCAGTATGTGCAGACAGCGTAGCAGTTGGAGAAATGGTCTTTGACCCGGGAAGATTGGATGTCTGACCTGTGATGTGTGCATTCCTGAGACGAGATTAGGATGTTATCAATGATGACACGCATTTTACTCACATCACATATCACGCGGTCGCAGCCCCAGCACTCGTTTTTCAGTCCATCAATGCATGAGGAAACACATAGTAACTCTGCGCGATTTCGACGATGAGAATCCTCCAAGGTCGGATAAAACATCGACGTGCGCATCAGTTTTGATGTCAGTgagaggttgatgatatcaTCGTAGTGTAGATGACTTGCGAGTAGCCCAACAATATTATCATGTCGCACCATTGTCGCCAAAGCTTTCACCTTGTCGTTTCGCGCTTGAAGTAACAGTTCTTCAAAGTGAAAAGCCCATTTGGCGACTCGCGGCTTATTCTTTGCTGGTTGGAAAAACCTGCAGATTATGATCGCAGGCGCAGAGACGTAGCGAGGGAACGCAGCGATAGGAAATATTAAAGCATCTTGTGAGGCAAGAAGGATACTATCTTTTGGTCAGTGTTTGATGTTAGTGAGCGCGATACGATGACTTACATGACAAATATCCCCATAATCTTACCCAATCCTCCGCCAAATGTCCAATCTTTTGTCCCTGTAGGAATTGGATATCGACAAGATTCGACaatcaagaagaacatgaTGGCCAAGTCGACACATAATATGTAAAATGGCCCTCGACTTCGTTGACATGAGTGCCATTCACCCATGGATTCTCGTGCCTCGCAACTCATAGCAATAATTGAGCTGACAAGTGGCCATAGCACAAGCCATATACCCTATCGGTATTAGTTATAGTCGATAAGAGAACAGAAGAAGACAGACAAGGAATTGACGCCCTCTATCCAGATGACCCAGTCGCCACCATGGATTAAGGACAACAAGAGGACCATACAACGATAGTGGAATGAGCGACCAGAAGCGCAACAGGCTAAACCTCGCCGCTGACTTTCTCAAGATAGAACCGACATTATAAATCATTAAATAACCCCACACGATCATAAAGATGGAAAAGAAGGCTTCGTGAAGAGTATCCATTTTCGCGTGATGGCCACGTCTGGGAAAAATAGAGTGGGAGAATGACAGGCACTGAAAGTTGCCGTTGCTGGCGCGTTAAGTTGTTACCGCGGAATGTCTCCGCTTGATCGGCAAGTCCAGAATCCTTGAGATTTTAAGTCCTCACTCCAGCCGGGCGTCGGTAGCGTGATTACAATTGGATATTGTTTGCGGCTGGTATGCAGGGGGGGTTGAAATGTGGCATGAATCTATTTGAGGCGCATGGCGAGGCAGCTTTCGCCCGGAACATCAGTGACAGTGGTAGATATTGGGTTCTACTTTACCGTGCCTgtaatatacttttactatcaTAAGAATAAAGACATTTTTAAAGAATGACAGCTCTATCTTACGATATCAGAAATTCGCAAACATGGCTCTCGAACACAGACTCACCAAACTCTCCCTTCACCAGAGGGGAAAAGACATTGTTTCAGCCCCAGAAAGGCCTAATGATGCAACTGGAAAACCCTACGAACTCGCCTACAAGGCCGAAGATGTTCCTGTTATCCCCGATTCCAGCATCTTCAAATTTGAAAACATTCCAAATGGCAATTCAACAACAAATCCGAAAACTCCGGACTTGGCGCTCCCGAACGTAGCTGAATGCGCCACACATCTCGAATTCCTGGAAACACTCTTTGTCCTGCGACAAAACATCCTTGTGTCCAAAGACCTGGATGAGGTTATGCAGACGGAACCTCGGAGGGAGGAAAAGACGGGTGCGCAAGGTGATACGAAGACGTTCAAGGACGAAAACCTGTGGGAACGAAGACAGATTAAGTGGCCTCTGTATGTGGAATTTGCAACCATTCGCTTTCTTGCATGGCGAAGAGAGTTCAACACGTCCACCATTACAGAAATCACACGACATAACCTCCCGCCATTGGATATTCTCATGGTATGGCACTCCTTCCTCCTGAACCCAAAGCTCTTCTGCAATACCTGTTCAGAAGAGCCTTTTTTCTCTATCAAGTTTCCCTGGGAGCATATTCACGAGGCCATCGATAACAATGAATGGCAATTTACACTCAACTCAATAGCATCTGGTCGCTACGAAAATAGTCATGGGTTCGCGCCAGATCTATTTAGCGATATGGTATCTTGGAAAAGACTAACTTATGCCACGCGCCGAGAGATTCCTCGTATGGGAATAAAACGCGTGTTGTATTCACCAAAAGTATACGAAAGCCCTTGTAAGGAATACAATAATCTTTTTGAGACTATTGGTTCAACGCTAGCAGAGCAACTACGCGATGCTGTTATTCGACAGGCTTCGTTCGTTGACAAGATGAATTCTCATATGTGGATTCGAAGCCCTGCACTCGAGGGAACTATTCGCCGTGGAATTAGTCGCTACCTCAACTTTTGCAAACTCATCAAGATGTCAAAAAGCACTGTCGTACCGACGCTGGATATAGATCTCATTTGGCATACGCACCAATGTACAGCAAAATACTACGGTCGAGCGATGAAGGTTCTGGCTGGCAAGTTCGTCAATCACGATGATACGATCGAAAAACCCCAGTTAGGAGACGGGTTTACGGAAACGAGGAGTCTGTATCGTGTGCATTTTGGACAGGAGTATCGTGCCTGTGGGTGTTGGGACTGTCAGGCCTTGTTAACAGAGCTTGAAAAAGTCTTGGAGAGGGGTGAAGAGCCTGACATAGATGACATTGCGGCGAGGGTGAAGGAGGATGTATTTTATCATCGTGCTGTGGAGTGGTCAAGAAGACACAGGGTCACATTGCCaatgaggaggagaagtATCATAGGAGCTGTTCCGTTATAGTCTAAAGTAGAGCTTTAAATACTGTCTCGATATTATACATCAGCCTAGTCCTTCGCCACTAAACAGCCCTGGAAGTAGTCCGACAGATCATCAAAGTCTTCCAAATCACCCAACCAGCCGACATACTGATCCGGACGCACGGCAACCACGCATCCACGAGTCTTGTCAACTCCATAGTTCTCATATGCTTTTCCATATCCCTCATGGTAGCTAACATCGTCAACGTGAATCTTTTCATAGTCGTAACCAGTTTGCTCATCCCAAGGGCGAAGAATGGAGGGGAAGTCTTGAATAATGTCTGTATCCCATCGCTTGGAAGAGTGGATGGTCAAGACTTCAATGACACTATCAACCTTATGTCCATCGGGGGTAACTCGGTGGAGGAAGCTGTTGGGTTGGTCAAGGCGATTGCAGAATGCTTCAATTCGAGCTTTTTGGGTAGGATTGAGAATATCACCTGCGAACAGCACGATGCGAAATCGTCCATCTGCTTTCAGACGTTCCTGGAAGTGATAAGGACGGGCGCAAGCTTGGTTCAACACTTTGAAGCTGTTGAAGCGCATTCCAACTGGGATGCCAGTGGCAAGCGCCTGCTTCTTGACAAATGTCTCCTCAGTAAGAGACACTCCGGGTGGCGAAACCACCTTGGTACCATCAGCCTCAGCCAATGGATCACCTGCTTTAGCAACAATGTTACTTGGTCCGTAATTCACAGATAGACCCGATGCAAACATATTTCCCTTTTCGAACGCATCTTTGAACTCTTCCATGCTGACACCCTCTTCATCCATGACATCTTTGGCTGGGCGACCAGAAAACAAGCGACTGAAGCGATGGTCAAACTCAATAAGGTCTTGGGCCACACGCCGTCTTTCGCTCTGGTATGTCTTGAGGACGTCAGGCTTAGCGATGCCCTTGACGACAAGAGCAATCTTCCAGCCCAGGTTGTACGAGTCCTGCATGGATACATTCATACCCTGTCCAGCCTTTGGCGAGTGGGTGTGTACAGCATCACCTGCGAGGAAGATACGCTCGTGAGAGTCAAAAGCCGTGCCAACGCGTTGTCCGATCTGGAATACAGCATTAGTATGAGTGTATAGTGACATCTGAACCACAACGTACCTGATAAGCAGTCCACCAGTCGCAATACTCATAATCCAGCTTGTAAGGATGAATGATCTTTTGTGCCGCCCTGAAGATGACGTCCGGGCTGATCTTGGATCGGTCTGCGCGGCCTGAAGCATCGGGCGTCACTTCCTTCAACTGGATGTATAAACGAACCAGCTTGTTCTCTCTAGGAATGACCATAAGACTACCGTTCTCAGCCGAATGAATTGCGCAGCGCATGCGAATATCGGGAAAGTCGGTCTTGGGAATGATATCCATGACACCCCAGATAAAGTCACTTGCTTCGCCCTGTAACTCTAATCCGATCTGACTTCGGACCCAGCTTCGTGCCCCGTCGCAGCCAATGACATATTTGGCATGGATAGTCTCAGTAACAGCGTCACGATCTTGAGCTTGGCGGAGAGCAATATCGTTGTCAACTTCATCGTCAAACACCAAGTTACTTCTGAAAAGTCCATCCGACGCTTGGGTTTTGCTAGCGGTTGCTTGCTGGGGAGgcgttgcttcttcttcagagAGATGGCGAATTTTTACTGTGACTGGATAGCTATCAGTGCTTTCGATATTGGTCTTATCGATCTCAATAGCCTCTGGCAAAACGGCACGCTCAACCTTTATCTGATCTTTGGAGTACTTCTTGATATTGTCGAGGAAGAAACGCTCGATACGTCCTTGCTGTACGACGACCTGTTGGAAACGTGAAAGGCCGACAATAGTGTCGGGAATACGATCAGAACGACGAATAATACCATCTGGGCCAGGATTCTGACAGAACAAGTAAGCTCAACTTCTCATACATCCTCAAAAGGGTGTTATATACATACCCACATGCAAATCTGCGAAACTCATTAGTTACTACACATGTTCAAGATGGGACAAAACACACCTCAATCATATGGTTAGCTTCTTTCCACACACGGTCTGCAAAGCCTAGACTGTCGAAAATCTCTAAACTTCGGCACTGCAGGCCATCAGCTTGACCACAAAAGATCTTGGTATTTCTCTTGTCGATGATACGAGCATTTACGCCACAGTGAGCCATCCATGCCGCAGCCATCAGCCTGCAAGCCGTAGGAAACCATGATTAGTTTTGCTTTTTTATTTCGAAGCGTAAGCTTACCCAGCTGGACCGGCGCCAACTATGAGTCTTCAACAAAGATATTGTTAGCATGTTTCATTCGGAGACTAACTAACCCCGCATTAGTCTCGAGCTGTGGGAATCGAGCTTACACGTCGACTTTGCTCTCGTTAGCCATTTGTGCCGTTGTTTAGGAAGTTACTCGGTATGTGCAAAACGAGATTGTTGGTCGCAATCAAAACTCggggtggaagaagcaattTTAATAGCCTCGGCTTGTGGTAATCGAGGCTACTTTCCACAGTTGGGATGCCAAGTTTGAACGAGGAAGGAGGAAAAATGACAGGGGTTGTGCAGATGATGTATCACAACTCCAGAGGGACAAAGGTCAAGTTAGGAAATAATAACGACAATCAGCGAAACTAGGCGTTGTTGTCTCATTAACTAACGTTCTTTCCACAATCCATCCAGCCATGATCCGTCCTCGCAGCCACTCTGCTGATGTTATAATAACGGGTGAAGATATTGGGTCCAGAACGTTGATGTCTTAAGTTGATCGTTGCCGTTTAATAGTCCCAACGATTGCCGTACACTTCAGCCTCGTATAGAATCCGACCGCAATCCGCCGCTCATAAACGTTTTCTTCCCCACGCGACTTGTCACTTGTCCGAAGAGTTGAGAAATTACCGACAGGGATCATTTCGCGGGGCCATCGCCGGCCAACCCAGTGCAACTCTAGGCTTTCAAGATCGACGACAACGGTTCAGCGATTCCGGCCAAAAAATGAGACGTCAATGCAGACGGCAGGCAAGACTTGTTGTGGATAAGCAATCCTGGTTTTGCCTTCTGAGCTCATTCAAAAGTGTGACAAGTCAATTAATGCATAATCAAGTTCAGCTATATCGCCACGGCTTAATCTTTCTCGTTCCACACTTGAGatttgaagttgaagatgtaaATTTCATCCACAATAAAATCTATCTCAAACGAGCAAATATTTAACTGTAAGAACTCATTCCCAACCGCGTGAATGCGTGCAAGAATTATGATAGACGAAGAGCTCAACATTCCTGTTGGTCGTCCATCCTACATGTGTGGGTGAGGCTGAGATGCCAGTCAAGTTGGCATAATATATGACAGGTCTTATCAGGCTGCAATTCTAGGGAATCCTTTCCACCTTCCCCTGTTTCATTCAACGGATTCACAATCAATTATCAGATGTCGGTTCTCAAAGTCTGTCTCCGAGCGACCTTTTGACCAATAACCGTAGAGGGTTACAACCACCTTATGCTCTTCTTTCCCAGACCAAGAGCCCAGGTAAAGCTTCACTTTGAGCCCCTGGAATGATCTTCCGGATCTCTAACCCTCCGTGTGGACTGCAGATTCTAGATGCGAGTGTGTAAGCGATCTTTAAAGAGCAGGCACATGGTTCGCTGTTTGTGATATATATACCATGCAATCCAATCCTGTCGGGTTCATCATCGAACGATATCACCTCCCACCGTTATTGTACAGCCCATTAAGGGATATCCGATTAGCCAACAATGGCGACCCAAGCCGAACAACAAGCAGCAGCCAACGCCTTCATCCAGGAGGTCTGGGGCCTCCAAGGAGCAGCGTACCTCATCGTCGGTCTTCGATATTATAGTCAATTCTCTTCGTTTGGCCGACGCATCCAGTTGGACGATGTTCTCATGTTACTAGCTACAGTGAGTTGGTCTCCATCATAGTTGTAGCAGCATGTACTGATCCCTCGTGCTCTACCAGATAGTATACACCGCCGAGTCAGTAGCAGCATACTTCGTCGTCGCATACTGGAAAGGGTTGGCGAACAACGGTATAACACCTGCGCAGCGTCAAGCATTGAGGGATGACCCGGACAGTCCTGAATGGGCTCTTCGAGTAAACGGATCAAAAACTCATGTCATTGGTCTTTTACTTTACATGACGTTATTATGGCTTCTCAAGGGCTATTGGGTTGTCTACTATCTACGCCTAACGTGGGTATACCTTTGCTAGTGGTAACTGAATGACTAACTTTGCTTACAGCGAAGGTGTAGCTTCGTCGAAGAGATATGCTCGTTGGGGCGCTGTCATCATCCCCGTCACATACATATCTTGCTTCTTGATAGCTTTCCTTAAGTGCATACCGTTTGAGAAGCAATGGCAGATCGACCCCGAACCACAAAGTATGTCTTTCAATTCTCTCCACCAGTTCGATCTAACGCGGTGTCCAGACTCTTGCCTGCCAGCTATCACATACATACAGACTATCTATGTTATGGCCATGAATACCGCCACCGACTTCTTTTTGATGTCAATTCCACTCCCTGTGAGTATCTCTGCCTTATGCCTCCTGCTGATGTTTTGGCTAATATTTGAGCTACAGATGATCTGGAAAGCTAGGATGCCTTGGCGCAAGAAGGTTGTTATCATGTTCATGTTTAGTGGTGCGCTCTTAGAAATGATATTTGGTATCTTGAGAGCAGTGTCTATCCTCACGGTGAGTAGGTCGGTCCAATGCCTAGCACTAAACCTTGTCTAAACCACATACTGACGTCGTCTTCAGAAGGGAAATACCGATCCAGCCCAGTCGGGCTACTGGTCCGTTCGCGAATCATTCGTCAGTTTTGTTGTCACAAATCTCCCCATGGTCTATCCACTCCTCAAACGAGTCGTTGAGAAAACAGTCTCGGTTTCCAAAAGCGGTACCCGTACTCCAGGTCTAGGAGATAGCCAGGGTTACCGTCTTGGGGACTACAAGAATAAAGTCAGCTCACGATCACGACCCGACGAAACAGATTTGGGAGACACGGTCTGGGGATCGAAGGACCATATTGTACCCGCTGATGGGCAAGCAAGTGGCGATGAGGTCTCAATACAAGGTGCCAGCAAAGCACATCGGGACTCACACCTTGGTATAAGATCTCAAAATACCGCTAAAGCTGTGGGTGGGCTCCAGCCAAGCAAGAGTCATGGTCGGAAACAAGGATTGGAAGTGGGACATGGGGAGATTATGGTTACGTCTGAGTATGTAGTGCGAGTGGATGAGTGATCTATAAGGAACACAACTAATCATAAAAGATAGTTATTAGACGTGTAATATAATACTCATAAATGGTTTCGCTTCGCTTTTGGAGTGTCATGGGCTAAATCGTCTGCACTTGTGTTACGCCAACCGTGTAACAAACGTGCAATTATGAAGTTGAGCTTAATTATGTCATGGACCAGACCACCATCGTGTTATCAGAGACATATCGTTAGAATATACATACGATGTGATTTTCACCATAACAATTCTGGTAGCATCAAGTGGCATCCTCGGCTGGGTCGTCTATCCGAAAGTGGAGAGGGTTTGCTTTTCCCCCTCACTTTGTACGGCAACACTATCGGCGACTCAACCAAGTTATTTTAAAATCAAGATAGACTTGAAAtagtcatcatcatcagctaTTCTTTCGGTTCTAGAAAAATGGTCTCAACTTTGAAACATCAGTCGCTTCGAACAACCCTCATCGGAGTCGAGACTGGTGAAGTGACGCAATTTCGCGGAATACCCTACGGCCAGATTCCGCAACGATTCGCCGCAGCCGAGAGAATCTATGATTACCCTGGAGAGTTGAACTGCACAGCGTTTGGGTAAGCAGATTATGTTAAAGGCActcaagatcaagaaagcTCATACATATGCAATAGCCCTCGGTGTCCTCAAGTCCCGGTTGATGTCGGCCACTTGTTGCGTGTACCACCTCACCATGAATTTCCACACGAATCTGAAGATGAGTTTAGGTGTACTAACCTGGACGTCATTGTGCCAAATTCTGACACTCTAAACTACCCCGAGAAATTACCAGTAATTGTTTGGATACATGGTTGGCTTCCCTCTGTTTCTCTATAATCGAAGCGAGCTAAATTCAACTGCAGGAGGATCTCAAGCTGTTACGTTTGCGAGCGCCGCGTCTGGCATCTGCGGTATGAAACAACATGTTCATCACTTGTTCCTGCTACTGTACTAGTGGACTACGCTGATACGCTTTCCTAGACATGACTACTATCGTGACGGATTCAATCCGCATTGGTACTCCAATTATAGCAGTTTCTGTTCAGTATCGACTCAATGTCTTTGCCCTTGGAAATAAAAATGGACCTCCAAATCTTGCTTTACGCGATCAGGCGCTAGCTCTGGAATGGGTACAAGACCACATCACAGACTTTGGTGGTGATCCGGTAAGCAATGACCAATCTTTAAATCCAAACCACTAACTAAAAATATCCAGAACAAGGTTACATTGGCCGGAGAAAGCGCCGGCGCAGTTTACTGTCACGCTCATATTGTAACCCGAGCTCCAGCAACTCAGTTCATCTTATCTTCAGGATCCTTGTTTTTATCGCCTCCCCAACCACCGCAAGCGGTTTCAGCCCTTCGCGACAAGGTTTGGAAACAGTTTCAAGTGATCGACGCTACCATGGACTTGGAAACTGCACCGGCGGACAAGATTGTCGAAGCTGTGAAACAATCTGGCTTGCAATCGTTTTTCCTCGAATGGGAGGATAGGTTTGATGGATGGCAAACAAGTACTGGCGAAGCGGGAGCATTACTACTAAGCGACGTACAGAACGAGGTGAGATTACCCTAGAGTTTGACATCCGGATTTTGACAATGTATAGGCAGCTATTTGGCAAGCCGGAATCTTGGAAACAACGATTGATGACATAGTAAGCGCTTTTGATGCTGCAGGTGAACACAGTCAGGAGCTCAAGCAGCTGTATCACATATACCCAGAAAGACCTTCGTCGTGTAAGACGGGTGCGCTGGGTTTTATTAATGACTGCAGATTCGTGCTTCCCATTCATAATTTGGTACAGTTATGGAAAAAAGCGCAAAAATCTGTCTATAGATGTCTCATTGATGAGTCTAATCCATGGCAACCATCAAGCGGAGCGCACCATGCAGTAGATTTGGTATTGCTGTTTGGAGGTCTGGATATAAGTTTTGCGCTTGCTGCTGAAAGAACAGGGAAGGCTTTACGAGAAGCATGGATCAAGTTTGTGAATTCGAACGAGCCCTGGCCAAATgcttcatcgtcttcttaTGGCTTTGGACCTCATGGATTGTGCAAGGGGCTAGAGGACTGGGAAGTACAGTCACGCCGAAGAGAAACGGAAACGAACAAACTACGAAACATGGACCCTACTTTACTCGGCACAGCATTCTTCAATCTCGCTGCAGGGAAGGTCAGCTTGTTGAACTAATATACACATTTTCTCTCATGTCTATCAACTATGAATAATATCAAGATCATGCTCCCTCTCGCCCCGTTTGACTTTCCACGCTGCACTATGACTCAACCTCACAAGCTCCATGACAAATTCACTAATCTCTCTGATTCCCTCAATCTCCTCCATCGGCAATCTCTCGGCGGGGATTTTTCTTGTTATGTTACTTATCGATGACAAGATCTGCAAATCGCTATCCGCAGTGCTACCGAGCGGATGAATCAGAATATTCATAAACAGAGGCATCGCAGCCATAGGGGCAAAGTGCGACACAATATA carries:
- a CDS encoding hypothetical protein (TransMembrane:6 (i49-72o108-130i142-163o183-205i225-246o266-282i)) produces the protein MATQAEQQAAANAFIQEVWGLQGAAYLIVGLRYYSQFSSFGRRIQLDDVLMLLATIVYTAESVAAYFVVAYWKGLANNGITPAQRQALRDDPDSPEWALRVNGSKTHVIGLLLYMTLLWLLKGYWVVYYLRLTEGVASSKRYARWGAVIIPVTYISCFLIAFLKCIPFEKQWQIDPEPQNSCLPAITYIQTIYVMAMNTATDFFLMSIPLPMIWKARMPWRKKVVIMFMFSGALLEMIFGILRAVSILTKGNTDPAQSGYWSVRESFVSFVVTNLPMVYPLLKRVVEKTVSVSKSGTRTPGLGDSQGYRLGDYKNKVSSRSRPDETDLGDTVWGSKDHIVPADGQASGDEVSIQGASKAHRDSHLGIRSQNTAKAVGGLQPSKSHGRKQGLEVGHGEIMVTSEYVVRVDE
- a CDS encoding hypothetical protein (MEROPS:MER0034730), yielding MVSTLKHQSLRTTLIGVETGEVTQFRGIPYGQIPQRFAAAERIYDYPGELNCTAFGPRCPQVPVDVGHLLRVPPHHEFPHESEDEFRCTNLDVIVPNSDTLNYPEKLPVIVWIHGGSQAVTFASAASGICDMTTIVTDSIRIGTPIIAVSVQYRLNVFALGNKNGPPNLALRDQALALEWVQDHITDFGGDPNKVTLAGESAGAVYCHAHIVTRAPATQFILSSGSLFLSPPQPPQAVSALRDKVWKQFQVIDATMDLETAPADKIVEAVKQSGLQSFFLEWEDRFDGWQTSTGEAGALLLSDVQNEAAIWQAGILETTIDDIVSAFDAAGEHSQELKQLYHIYPERPSSWKALREAWIKFVNSNEPWPNASSSSYGFGPHGLCKGLEDWEVQSRRRETETNKLRNMDPTLLGTAFFNLAAGKVSLLN
- a CDS encoding hypothetical protein (TransMembrane:6 (i7-28o40-59i71-88o108-125i137-156o162-183i)); this encodes MDTLHEAFFSIFMIVWGYLMIYNVGSILRKSAARFSLLRFWSLIPLSLYGPLVVLNPWWRLGHLDRGRQFLGIWLVLWPLVSSIIAMSCEARESMGEWHSCQRSRGPFYILCVDLAIMFFLIVESCRYPIPTGTKDWTFGGGLGKIMGIFVIILLASQDALIFPIAAFPRYVSAPAIIICRFFQPAKNKPRVAKWAFHFEELLLQARNDKVKALATMVRHDNIVGLLASHLHYDDIINLSLTSKLMRTSMFYPTLEDSHRRNRAELLCVSSCIDGLKNECWGCDRVICDECTHHRSDIQSSRVKDHFSNCYAVCTYCYLMAAPGGAAPFQAKRNMQDLELQHINCCAFQKPLLVEEDVSLYISYHGDEGSKGRVLFKQDATKECRMRDLYKDFIDKYV